The following proteins come from a genomic window of Thiothrix unzii:
- a CDS encoding SPOR domain-containing protein, whose amino-acid sequence MQNKMKLGAASLTLAVLMSGCAPMASTTPQASATGDYNTGGSYAAGTTGAYDPNAAAPAANNYYDYSSGSSSTGAAAPSSSGYDNYYANSTGGSSGGSYDYNSGSTGGSNGSASGSYAVQVLASPNRGTAESMLSQMRSAGFTAVIDNVGGYYKVRIPYGSASEAKASLGRVRSTVPDAFYTTR is encoded by the coding sequence ATGCAAAACAAAATGAAACTGGGGGCTGCCAGCCTCACTTTGGCAGTATTGATGTCTGGTTGCGCACCGATGGCAAGCACGACACCGCAAGCGTCAGCAACGGGTGATTATAATACGGGTGGCAGCTATGCTGCGGGCACGACTGGTGCTTATGATCCCAATGCAGCGGCTCCGGCTGCGAATAACTACTACGATTACAGCAGTGGCTCTTCGTCAACAGGAGCAGCCGCGCCGTCTTCGTCGGGTTACGACAATTATTACGCAAATAGTACGGGTGGTTCATCCGGTGGTTCTTACGATTACAACAGCGGTTCTACGGGCGGTAGCAATGGCAGTGCCAGCGGCTCTTACGCCGTACAGGTATTAGCCAGCCCTAACCGTGGCACGGCAGAATCCATGTTGAGCCAAATGCGTTCTGCGGGCTTCACTGCGGTGATTGATAATGTGGGTGGCTACTATAAAGTGCGCATCCCGTATGGCAGTGCCAGTGAAGCGAAAGCCAGTTTAGGCCGTGTACGCAGCACTGTGCCGGATGCGTTTTACACGACCCGCTAA
- the modC gene encoding molybdenum ABC transporter ATP-binding protein, producing the protein MSNTPHDNLHARFQLAFSGFKLETDLQLPGRGVTALFGHSGSGKTTLLRCIAGLQRPDSGFLQVRGQVWQDSTKGVFLPTHQRPLGYVFQEASLFPHLTARKNMDYGRKRAAQSATDAELAAIVDMLGIGHLLDKIPAQLSGGERQRVGIARALALKPQVLLMDEPLAALDLKRKQEILPFLERLHRELDIPILYVTHSPEEVTQLADHLVVLEAGRVVASGALAEVLTRLDSPMAQGKEASSVLQVKVWDHEPEFHLSHVGFAGGVISLPYQQATAVGMPLRLRIDARDVSLTLQQPAQTSILNVLPASITGMAQPVAGQVMVRLNMGGVPLLAHITQKSAVQLGLKVGMAVFAQIKATAIV; encoded by the coding sequence ATGAGCAATACACCGCACGATAACCTACACGCCCGCTTTCAACTGGCTTTCAGTGGCTTCAAACTGGAAACCGATTTGCAATTGCCGGGGCGTGGTGTAACCGCATTGTTTGGGCATTCCGGCTCTGGCAAAACCACCTTGTTGCGCTGCATTGCTGGGTTGCAACGCCCGGACAGCGGTTTTTTGCAAGTGCGCGGGCAGGTGTGGCAGGACAGTACGAAGGGCGTGTTTTTGCCGACCCACCAACGCCCCTTGGGGTATGTGTTTCAGGAAGCCAGCCTGTTCCCGCATTTGACCGCCCGCAAAAATATGGATTACGGGCGCAAACGTGCCGCGCAATCCGCCACTGATGCCGAACTGGCAGCGATTGTGGATATGCTGGGGATTGGGCATTTGCTGGACAAAATCCCCGCGCAACTCTCCGGCGGGGAACGCCAGCGGGTCGGCATTGCCCGCGCCCTTGCCCTCAAGCCGCAAGTGTTGTTGATGGATGAACCGCTTGCCGCGCTCGACCTCAAGCGCAAGCAGGAAATCCTGCCGTTTCTGGAACGCTTGCACCGCGAACTCGACATTCCGATTCTGTACGTGACGCATTCGCCGGAGGAAGTGACCCAGCTTGCGGATCATCTGGTGGTGCTGGAAGCGGGCAGGGTGGTGGCTTCGGGCGCATTGGCGGAGGTGTTGACGCGGCTGGATTCGCCAATGGCGCAAGGCAAAGAAGCCTCCAGCGTGTTGCAGGTGAAAGTGTGGGATCATGAGCCAGAGTTTCACCTCAGCCACGTCGGTTTTGCAGGGGGCGTGATCAGCTTGCCTTACCAGCAGGCGACTGCCGTGGGTATGCCGTTACGCTTGCGCATTGATGCCCGCGATGTCAGTCTGACGCTGCAACAACCGGCGCAAACCAGCATTCTCAATGTGTTGCCCGCCAGCATTACCGGCATGGCGCAACCGGTGGCGGGGCAAGTGATGGTGCGTTTGAACATGGGCGGTGTGCCATTGCTGGCACACATCACCCAGAAATCAGCGGTGCAACTGGGGTTGAAGGTGGGGATGGCGGTGTTTGCGCAGATCAAGGCCACCGCGATTGTATGA
- the modA gene encoding molybdate ABC transporter substrate-binding protein — MRIFWAILLVSGVGFATNTALADEVQVAVASNFSKPLEAIAEKFKVTSGHELKISAGATGKLYAQIENGAPFEVFISADSKTPKKLVETKMAEADTQFTYAFGKLVLWSSTEGYVDDKGEVLRKGDFKHLAIANPKTAPYGEAGMAVMEKLGLTAAITPKLVTGENITQTYDFVSTGNAELGFVALSQVQKDGKLKGGSAWIVPADMYQPMAQDAVLLSNAKDSAAAKALLEFLKGEEAQAIISSYGYEIPTPPRRDAKSCVSTDSAKPC; from the coding sequence ATGAGAATATTTTGGGCTATTTTGCTGGTATCTGGTGTCGGGTTTGCAACAAACACCGCCCTAGCGGATGAAGTGCAAGTCGCCGTTGCCTCCAACTTCTCCAAGCCACTGGAAGCCATTGCGGAAAAATTCAAAGTTACCAGCGGACATGAATTGAAAATATCCGCAGGTGCAACGGGCAAGCTATACGCCCAGATCGAAAACGGCGCACCGTTTGAAGTGTTCATTTCCGCCGATAGCAAGACCCCGAAAAAGCTGGTTGAAACCAAGATGGCGGAAGCTGACACCCAATTTACCTACGCTTTCGGCAAGCTGGTGTTGTGGAGCAGTACCGAGGGTTATGTGGATGACAAAGGTGAGGTATTGCGCAAAGGCGACTTCAAGCATCTGGCAATTGCCAACCCCAAAACCGCCCCTTACGGTGAAGCGGGTATGGCGGTGATGGAAAAACTGGGGCTGACTGCTGCTATCACGCCCAAACTGGTGACGGGCGAGAATATTACCCAGACGTATGATTTCGTTTCCACTGGCAATGCGGAACTGGGTTTTGTCGCACTGTCGCAGGTGCAAAAAGACGGCAAACTCAAGGGCGGTTCGGCGTGGATCGTACCAGCGGATATGTACCAACCGATGGCGCAGGATGCGGTATTGCTCAGCAACGCCAAAGACAGTGCCGCAGCTAAAGCCTTGCTGGAATTCCTCAAAGGGGAAGAGGCACAAGCCATTATCAGCAGTTACGGCTACGAAATCCCCACACCTCCCCGTAGAGACGCAAAATCTTGCGTCTCTACCGACAGTGCCAAGCCATGTTGA
- the tsaB gene encoding tRNA (adenosine(37)-N6)-threonylcarbamoyltransferase complex dimerization subunit type 1 TsaB, whose protein sequence is MKLLALDTSTEACSVAVYSDGVTFSAFELTPREHTHKILPMIEQVLAQAALRLSEVDALVVGRGPGAFTGIRIGIGVAQGLALAADKPVIPVSTLAALAQQAYQQYGAMQVLAALDARMNEVYWGEYTVQNGLVQLQGEEQVCAAEHTPLPETAGWFAVGHGWSAYAETLQARFSGKLEGENTELLPAAEFMLPLAVAAWQRGEAVAPELAQPVYLRNKIALTTQERLARQ, encoded by the coding sequence ATGAAACTGTTAGCACTTGATACTTCCACCGAAGCTTGTTCCGTCGCGGTTTATAGCGATGGCGTGACGTTTAGCGCGTTTGAATTAACCCCGCGTGAGCATACCCATAAAATTTTACCCATGATTGAGCAGGTATTGGCGCAAGCAGCATTGCGCCTGTCTGAGGTTGATGCTTTGGTGGTGGGGCGTGGGCCGGGGGCATTTACAGGGATTCGGATTGGCATTGGGGTGGCGCAAGGGTTGGCATTGGCGGCGGATAAGCCGGTTATTCCGGTGTCGACTTTAGCCGCATTGGCGCAGCAAGCGTATCAGCAATACGGTGCGATGCAGGTATTGGCGGCACTGGATGCCCGCATGAACGAGGTTTATTGGGGGGAATACACCGTGCAAAATGGCCTAGTGCAATTGCAAGGTGAGGAACAAGTGTGCGCTGCGGAGCATACGCCCTTACCTGAAACGGCAGGCTGGTTTGCGGTAGGGCATGGTTGGTCAGCGTATGCGGAAACGTTACAAGCGCGTTTCAGTGGCAAGCTGGAAGGTGAGAATACCGAATTGCTGCCTGCTGCGGAATTTATGTTGCCATTGGCGGTTGCGGCTTGGCAGCGCGGTGAAGCGGTTGCGCCGGAATTGGCGCAGCCGGTGTATTTGCGTAATAAAATTGCCCTAACCACGCAGGAACGGTTGGCGCGTCAGTGA
- a CDS encoding type II toxin-antitoxin system VapC family toxin encodes MPNTAAWVDTGYLVALFAKEDPHHQSANAFLKQLGRIELHSIWPVVVEACFFLDIRGKLALLQWIERGAMTLHDLSPQDLPMVRNTLEKYQNLEPDFTDAVLVTLASILKVRHILTVDERDFSVYRLADGSCFERLWV; translated from the coding sequence GTGCCAAACACCGCCGCTTGGGTTGATACGGGCTATTTGGTTGCCCTGTTTGCCAAAGAAGATCCTCATCATCAATCAGCGAATGCGTTTTTGAAGCAGTTGGGAAGAATCGAGCTGCACTCCATTTGGCCTGTAGTCGTGGAAGCCTGCTTCTTCCTTGACATTCGGGGCAAGCTTGCCCTGCTCCAGTGGATTGAGCGCGGCGCAATGACACTCCACGATCTCAGCCCGCAAGACCTGCCAATGGTGCGTAATACCTTGGAGAAATACCAAAATCTTGAGCCGGATTTTACCGACGCAGTGCTGGTAACGCTGGCGAGCATACTCAAAGTCCGGCACATACTGACCGTGGACGAACGGGATTTCTCGGTGTACCGCCTTGCTGATGGCAGTTGCTTTGAACGGTTATGGGTTTAG
- a CDS encoding DUF4124 domain-containing protein, whose protein sequence is MNAGVYRWVDSSGEVHYADVVPPAVSSQGHSELDKQGMTRKTVAAAPTPEAIAAQQRSETLAKLRAEKENEQQQRDKYLLANYANVAELEAVFKSKLELLDKNTRSMQERRDSLKKRLETVKKQLEGLKEAPQRKTLEGYVSEAETTLGHYTHALQENQTEQDNLRQHYDKDKARLSELLKELPSSPHPDPSKAPATPRAEPARQ, encoded by the coding sequence TTGAACGCGGGTGTCTACCGTTGGGTGGATAGCAGTGGCGAAGTGCATTACGCTGATGTGGTTCCCCCGGCTGTCTCTTCGCAAGGGCACAGCGAATTGGATAAACAAGGCATGACGCGCAAAACCGTAGCCGCAGCCCCTACGCCGGAAGCGATTGCCGCGCAGCAACGTAGCGAAACCTTAGCGAAATTACGTGCTGAAAAGGAAAACGAACAACAACAACGTGATAAATACCTGTTAGCCAATTACGCCAATGTTGCGGAGTTAGAAGCGGTATTTAAAAGCAAACTGGAACTGCTGGATAAAAACACCCGTTCAATGCAAGAGCGGCGTGATTCTTTAAAGAAGCGTTTGGAAACGGTAAAAAAGCAGCTTGAAGGTTTAAAAGAAGCCCCCCAGCGCAAAACACTGGAAGGCTATGTCAGTGAGGCGGAAACTACCTTGGGGCATTACACCCATGCTTTGCAGGAAAACCAGACCGAGCAAGACAACCTGCGTCAACATTATGACAAGGACAAAGCACGCCTGAGCGAATTGCTCAAGGAGTTACCATCGTCCCCACACCCTGATCCGTCAAAAGCTCCAGCAACACCGCGTGCGGAACCCGCCCGTCAATAA
- the thiL gene encoding thiamine-phosphate kinase has product MAQVSEFDLIRDYFRWDQPPDSVRVGVGDDAAILRVPAGSELVVSVDTFNAGIHFPHETPPHAIGYKALAVNLSDLAAMGATPAWFTLAISLPQADAQWVAELARGMRELAQQHNIFLVGGDTTRGALSITVQVMGFVPCGAGLLRSHAQHGDLIAVSGTLGDAAAGLAVVQQRLQLPIAAADYCVQRLNYPTPRNALSHLLQQHAHACMDISDGLLADLGHILQASGVGARLDHELLPWSEALQAMPQAQRLGFALSGGDDYELLFTVPPDALAALIMAANVVGVRITVIGEVDKMQQGLLMNHRLSDGRRGYEHFSSE; this is encoded by the coding sequence ATGGCGCAAGTGTCTGAATTTGATCTGATCCGCGATTATTTTCGGTGGGATCAACCACCGGATTCGGTGCGTGTTGGGGTTGGTGATGATGCGGCGATTTTGCGGGTTCCAGCGGGCAGTGAATTGGTAGTGTCGGTAGATACCTTTAATGCAGGGATTCATTTTCCGCACGAAACCCCGCCTCATGCGATTGGTTATAAAGCGTTGGCGGTAAATTTAAGCGATTTAGCGGCAATGGGGGCGACACCGGCATGGTTTACCTTGGCGATTTCCCTGCCACAAGCGGATGCGCAATGGGTGGCGGAATTAGCGCGTGGAATGCGTGAACTGGCGCAGCAGCACAATATTTTTCTGGTGGGGGGCGATACCACGCGCGGAGCATTGAGTATTACGGTGCAAGTGATGGGGTTTGTGCCGTGCGGTGCGGGGTTATTGCGTAGTCATGCGCAACACGGCGATTTAATTGCTGTTTCCGGGACATTGGGCGATGCCGCAGCGGGTTTGGCGGTGGTGCAACAGCGATTGCAGTTACCCATAGCGGCAGCGGATTATTGTGTGCAACGCTTGAATTATCCGACCCCACGCAATGCCTTGAGTCATTTGCTGCAACAACACGCACACGCTTGTATGGATATTTCCGATGGGTTATTGGCAGATTTAGGCCATATTTTGCAAGCATCGGGCGTGGGGGCGCGGCTTGATCACGAGCTTTTGCCTTGGTCGGAGGCTTTACAAGCGATGCCGCAAGCGCAACGTTTAGGTTTCGCGCTTAGTGGCGGGGATGATTATGAGTTATTATTCACTGTGCCACCTGATGCATTAGCAGCGTTAATAATGGCAGCAAATGTTGTGGGGGTGCGCATTACCGTGATTGGTGAAGTGGATAAAATGCAGCAAGGATTGCTTATGAATCATAGGCTTTCGGATGGAAGGCGCGGCTACGAGCATTTTTCTTCAGAATGA
- a CDS encoding ribbon-helix-helix protein, CopG family, translating into MTISVRLPPEEQHMLEVLARRVGRSKSDLMRQAVRELCQRLAADNRTPYSLGQDLFGTGSLAPAPTDPMKRQIWEKLRAKHRRLG; encoded by the coding sequence ATGACTATTTCTGTACGTCTTCCACCGGAAGAACAACACATGCTGGAAGTGCTGGCGCGGCGCGTGGGGCGCAGCAAAAGTGACCTGATGCGGCAGGCAGTACGGGAGCTTTGCCAACGTTTAGCTGCGGATAACCGCACACCTTACAGCTTGGGGCAAGATTTGTTTGGGACGGGTAGCCTCGCGCCTGCACCCACTGACCCCATGAAACGCCAGATTTGGGAGAAGCTGCGTGCCAAACACCGCCGCTTGGGTTGA
- the modB gene encoding molybdate ABC transporter permease subunit: MLSAGDWSAIWLTFKLASLTTLILLVIGTPLAWHLARTRRWWKAPLSAVVALPIVLPPTVIGFYLLITLGPKGPIGQLTDSLGWGTLPFTFTGLVIASVFYSLPFVVQPIQNAFETLDMRLMEAASTLRAKPLDAFFSVALPMARPGFLTACILGFAHTVGEFGVVLMIGGNIPDKTRVVSVQIYDHVESMEYAQAHWLAGGMVVFSFIVLLLMYTLNRGIRMSKI; this comes from the coding sequence ATGTTGAGTGCTGGCGACTGGTCTGCCATTTGGCTCACCTTTAAACTTGCCAGCCTGACAACTTTGATTTTGTTGGTCATTGGCACACCGCTGGCTTGGCATCTGGCGCGTACCCGCCGCTGGTGGAAAGCCCCGTTGAGCGCGGTGGTGGCGTTGCCGATTGTGCTGCCACCCACCGTGATCGGGTTTTACCTGTTGATTACCCTTGGGCCAAAAGGGCCGATTGGGCAATTGACCGACTCATTGGGTTGGGGGACATTGCCGTTTACCTTCACTGGCTTGGTCATTGCCTCGGTGTTCTATTCGCTGCCGTTTGTGGTGCAGCCTATTCAGAATGCGTTTGAAACGCTGGATATGCGTCTGATGGAGGCGGCAAGTACGCTGCGGGCAAAACCGCTGGATGCGTTTTTCAGCGTGGCGTTACCGATGGCGCGACCCGGTTTTCTCACTGCCTGCATTCTGGGGTTTGCGCATACCGTGGGCGAATTCGGCGTAGTGTTAATGATCGGCGGCAATATTCCCGACAAAACCCGCGTGGTGTCGGTGCAGATTTACGACCATGTGGAGTCGATGGAATACGCGCAAGCGCACTGGTTGGCAGGCGGCATGGTGGTGTTTTCCTTCATCGTGTTGTTGCTGATGTATACGCTTAACCGTGGGATCAGGATGTCAAAAATATGA
- a CDS encoding ATP-dependent DNA helicase has translation MPSKPQAWRQKPSIIRSHSIKAGSATTPELPMSDLLGEFGPFAQLIDGFQPRPQQQAMLQAVLEALKTQATAVIEAGTGVGKTFAYLAPALLCDERVIISTGSKTLQDQLYHKDLPLVRKALKSSSKTALLKGRANYLCLHRLKITQSEGRLPDKKSVVWLRRIGDWSGLTRTGDAAELSAVPRDAEIWQRVTSTTENCIGAECSDYQECFVVKARRAAQEADIVVVNHHLFFADLAIKEEGFGELLPLANVVVLDEAHQLPEIASSFFSDTFSSRKLQDWKRDTLLEVLANASDMPDLRDQLDVLEKAVLDLRLAMDTPGQRAPWARICHKPAIVEHVGLLTASMEQLAVLLELASSRSKGLQACYERLLEQQACLQRLQNPPADTVQWFETFTRGFALTSTPLDVAVPFKKCMAELPCSWVMTSATLAVGQSFEHFNQRMGLDNATTLQLDSPFDYWRNALLYLPSRLPEPQDSGFISALVDAAVPVIEACGGRTFMLFTSYRALNEAAELLQDRIDFPLLIQGESTPRDMIDRFRELGNAVLLGTASFWEGVDVRGDALSCVIIDKLPFAAPTDPVMEARLESIRQRGGNPFGEYQIPQAVITLKQGVGRLIRDQTDRGVLMICDTRLRTRSYGKVFLDSLPRMPRTQKLEIVERFFENKMLPLREPDETVST, from the coding sequence ATGCCCAGCAAGCCGCAAGCATGGCGGCAAAAGCCCAGTATTATCAGGAGTCACTCCATTAAAGCCGGGTCTGCCACCACGCCTGAGTTACCCATGAGCGATTTGCTGGGGGAATTTGGGCCATTCGCGCAATTGATAGACGGGTTTCAGCCGCGTCCGCAACAGCAAGCGATGTTGCAGGCAGTGTTAGAGGCTTTGAAAACGCAAGCTACCGCTGTGATTGAAGCCGGTACGGGGGTGGGTAAAACCTTTGCTTACCTTGCTCCAGCGTTGCTGTGCGACGAGCGCGTGATTATCTCCACGGGCAGTAAAACCCTGCAAGATCAGCTTTACCACAAAGATTTGCCATTGGTGCGCAAGGCATTAAAAAGCAGCAGCAAGACCGCTTTGTTAAAGGGGCGTGCCAATTATTTGTGCTTGCACCGCTTAAAGATCACCCAATCCGAAGGGCGTTTGCCCGATAAAAAAAGCGTGGTGTGGTTGCGGCGTATCGGTGACTGGTCGGGTTTAACCCGTACCGGCGATGCTGCGGAATTATCCGCAGTGCCGCGTGATGCCGAAATTTGGCAGCGGGTAACATCGACCACCGAAAATTGTATTGGCGCGGAATGCAGCGATTACCAAGAATGTTTTGTGGTCAAAGCGCGGCGTGCTGCGCAAGAAGCCGACATTGTGGTAGTCAATCATCATTTGTTCTTCGCCGATTTAGCGATTAAAGAAGAAGGCTTCGGCGAATTATTGCCGCTGGCGAATGTGGTGGTGTTGGACGAAGCGCACCAGTTGCCGGAAATTGCTTCCAGCTTTTTCAGCGATACCTTCAGTAGCCGTAAGTTGCAGGATTGGAAGCGCGACACCTTGCTCGAAGTATTGGCGAATGCGTCCGATATGCCGGATTTACGCGACCAATTGGATGTGCTGGAAAAAGCAGTGCTGGATTTGCGCTTGGCAATGGATACACCGGGGCAGCGTGCGCCTTGGGCGCGTATTTGCCACAAGCCCGCGATTGTTGAGCATGTGGGATTATTAACCGCAAGCATGGAACAATTAGCCGTATTGCTGGAACTCGCGTCATCACGCAGCAAAGGGCTGCAAGCCTGTTACGAGCGTTTACTGGAACAGCAAGCGTGTTTACAACGCCTGCAAAATCCGCCTGCGGATACGGTGCAATGGTTTGAAACCTTTACCCGTGGTTTTGCTTTGACCAGTACGCCGCTGGATGTTGCGGTGCCGTTTAAAAAGTGCATGGCGGAATTGCCGTGCAGTTGGGTAATGACTTCGGCAACCTTGGCGGTGGGGCAATCGTTCGAGCATTTCAATCAGCGCATGGGGTTGGATAATGCCACCACGTTGCAGCTCGATAGTCCTTTCGATTATTGGCGTAACGCTTTGTTATATTTGCCTTCCCGGTTGCCAGAGCCGCAAGACAGCGGATTTATCAGCGCGTTGGTCGATGCGGCGGTTCCGGTCATTGAAGCCTGTGGTGGGCGCACGTTTATGCTGTTTACCAGTTACCGGGCGTTGAATGAAGCGGCGGAACTCTTGCAGGATCGCATTGATTTTCCGTTGTTGATTCAGGGTGAATCGACCCCGCGTGATATGATCGACCGCTTCCGGGAGCTGGGCAATGCGGTATTGCTGGGAACAGCGAGTTTTTGGGAAGGTGTCGACGTGCGTGGTGATGCATTGAGCTGCGTGATTATCGACAAATTGCCGTTTGCCGCGCCTACCGATCCGGTGATGGAAGCACGTTTGGAGTCGATTCGGCAACGCGGCGGTAATCCATTCGGTGAATACCAGATTCCGCAGGCGGTCATTACCTTGAAACAAGGGGTAGGGCGGTTGATTCGGGATCAAACTGATCGCGGAGTTTTAATGATTTGCGACACCCGGTTGCGTACCCGCAGTTACGGTAAAGTGTTTCTCGACAGTTTGCCGCGTATGCCGCGTACCCAAAAGCTGGAAATCGTTGAACGTTTTTTTGAGAATAAGATGCTGCCTTTGCGAGAGCCTGATGAAACTGTTAGCACTTGA
- a CDS encoding NYN domain-containing protein has translation MKKVSLFVDVQNIYYTTRAVYGCSFDYNRFWQQATAGREVVQACAYAIARDDDKQRQFQNILRAIGFEVKLKPYIQRSDGSAKGDWDVGITLDVIEAAATTDIIVLASGDGDFDLLLRKANARYGVETEVYGVPGLTANTLMQAATRYIPVADRLLLRSK, from the coding sequence ATGAAAAAAGTTAGCTTATTCGTTGATGTGCAAAATATTTACTACACCACCCGCGCGGTTTACGGTTGCAGTTTTGATTACAACCGTTTTTGGCAACAAGCCACCGCTGGTCGTGAAGTGGTGCAGGCGTGCGCGTATGCGATTGCGCGTGATGACGACAAGCAGCGGCAATTTCAGAATATTTTGCGTGCCATTGGTTTTGAGGTGAAGCTGAAACCGTATATCCAGCGCAGTGACGGTTCTGCCAAAGGCGATTGGGATGTGGGAATTACCTTGGATGTGATTGAAGCAGCCGCAACCACCGACATAATCGTGTTGGCTTCGGGCGATGGTGATTTTGATCTGTTATTGCGCAAGGCTAATGCGCGTTACGGGGTGGAAACCGAAGTGTACGGTGTGCCGGGTTTGACCGCGAATACCTTAATGCAGGCGGCGACGCGCTATATACCGGTTGCTGATCGCTTGCTGCTGAGGAGTAAATAA
- a CDS encoding SHOCT domain-containing protein, with the protein MQTFTDYGQNAINNLAQRYGVSNDAVTHMLYAVMNGNGTMAQFNHPELGGGGQWMQGGMTMVGDMFNYGLKAKVDGLCVELSNLLGGQQAVFMPVSNPTQFHGNRNWWPDELGIASTTGGQNNTRYAYFPTTCRLAVDINGQVTVYNTLDHQIGGVSQQQGGNNSMTFSSQYGNVQVDQLPIVSVNGVAPFVPAPAPAPAPYYPNNNNVSNNNPAPADNGDIFALIERLADLKQKGILNDDEFASKKAELLQRL; encoded by the coding sequence ATGCAAACTTTCACCGATTACGGACAAAATGCCATCAATAATTTGGCGCAACGCTATGGCGTTTCTAACGATGCCGTTACCCACATGCTTTACGCCGTAATGAATGGCAACGGCACAATGGCACAATTCAACCACCCCGAACTCGGCGGCGGCGGGCAATGGATGCAAGGTGGCATGACCATGGTGGGCGATATGTTCAACTACGGCCTGAAAGCTAAAGTCGACGGCCTGTGCGTGGAATTATCCAACCTGTTAGGCGGGCAACAAGCGGTATTTATGCCGGTCAGCAACCCGACACAGTTTCATGGCAACCGCAACTGGTGGCCGGATGAGCTGGGCATTGCCTCCACCACTGGCGGGCAAAACAACACCCGTTACGCCTATTTCCCGACTACCTGCCGTTTGGCAGTCGACATTAATGGTCAAGTCACCGTCTACAACACGCTGGATCATCAAATCGGCGGTGTGTCACAACAGCAAGGTGGCAATAATTCCATGACTTTCAGCAGCCAATACGGCAATGTGCAAGTCGACCAATTGCCTATCGTATCTGTGAATGGGGTTGCGCCGTTCGTGCCTGCACCCGCACCTGCGCCTGCCCCTTACTACCCGAACAACAATAACGTCAGCAATAACAACCCTGCCCCCGCAGACAATGGCGACATTTTCGCGTTGATCGAACGGCTGGCAGACCTGAAACAAAAAGGCATCCTTAACGACGACGAGTTCGCCAGCAAAAAGGCCGAACTACTCCAACGTTTGTAA
- the epmB gene encoding EF-P beta-lysylation protein EpmB: protein MSSTVAVWQRELAGAVRDPATLVRLLNLPQDAVSVQAAQQFRLLVPHSYLARMKSGDWHDPLLRQVLPLDEELRVVEGFNHDPVGDQNALVADGVLHKYQGRVLLVTTGACAVHCRYCFRRHFPYSESNPVKGEWESALAYLREHTDVREVILSGGDPLTLSDERLASFFSQLQHIPHVIRVRFHTRLPVVLPSRIDAGFQQLLAQLPQQKVMVIHANHAQELAATDVHDALAALRASGVTLLNQAVLLRGVNDTVDAQADLSESLFAQGVMPYYLHLLDRVAGAAHFEVTQAQAVQLLDALRQRLPGFLVPKLVREVAGEKAKMPV from the coding sequence GTGAGCAGCACGGTAGCAGTATGGCAACGTGAACTGGCGGGTGCGGTGCGTGATCCTGCGACTTTGGTGCGCTTGTTGAATTTGCCGCAAGATGCGGTAAGTGTGCAAGCAGCACAACAATTTCGCTTATTAGTTCCACATAGTTATTTAGCGCGGATGAAGTCAGGGGATTGGCACGACCCGTTATTGCGGCAGGTGTTACCGCTGGACGAGGAATTGCGCGTTGTTGAAGGCTTTAATCACGATCCGGTCGGCGATCAAAACGCGCTGGTGGCTGATGGGGTTTTGCACAAATACCAAGGACGGGTGCTGTTGGTAACGACGGGCGCGTGCGCGGTGCATTGCCGCTACTGTTTCCGGCGGCATTTTCCTTACAGCGAATCCAATCCGGTTAAAGGCGAGTGGGAAAGCGCGTTGGCGTATTTGCGCGAGCATACCGATGTGCGCGAAGTCATTTTGAGTGGCGGTGATCCGTTAACTTTGTCCGATGAGCGTTTAGCTTCATTTTTCAGTCAATTACAGCATATTCCTCATGTGATAAGGGTGCGTTTTCACACGCGCTTGCCGGTGGTGTTGCCTTCACGCATTGATGCCGGATTTCAACAGCTTTTGGCACAATTGCCACAGCAAAAAGTGATGGTGATTCACGCCAATCACGCTCAAGAATTAGCTGCAACGGATGTACACGACGCATTAGCTGCATTGCGTGCCAGCGGCGTGACCTTGTTAAATCAAGCGGTATTATTGCGCGGGGTGAATGATACGGTAGACGCGCAAGCTGATTTGAGCGAAAGCCTGTTCGCGCAAGGCGTGATGCCGTATTACCTGCATTTGCTGGATCGTGTCGCGGGTGCGGCGCATTTTGAAGTTACTCAAGCCCAAGCTGTGCAATTACTGGACGCATTACGCCAACGTTTACCTGGCTTTCTCGTGCCGAAACTGGTGCGCGAAGTTGCAGGTGAAAAAGCGAAAATGCCGGTTTAA